A stretch of Streptomyces vietnamensis DNA encodes these proteins:
- the atpB gene encoding F0F1 ATP synthase subunit A, with translation MSADQTLAFDPDCHIFSGCGFPAPGLHTFMYEPIATWGSFELTKPMLLAVLGSLVVVGFFWAAFNKPKLIPGKMQMVGEAGYDFVRRGIVYEIIGKKDGEKYVPFMVSLFFFVWIMNLWSIIPVAQFPVTSLIAFPAALALIVYVMWVALTFKKHGFAGGWKNILGYDKSLGAILPLIMLLEFFSNLIIRPFTHAVRLFANMFAGHLLIVMFSLATWYLMNGLGFVYAGASFVMVLIMTAFELFIQAVQAYVFVLLACSYVQGALSEHH, from the coding sequence GTGAGTGCTGACCAGACGCTTGCCTTCGACCCGGATTGCCACATCTTCTCTGGATGTGGCTTCCCGGCGCCGGGCCTGCACACGTTCATGTACGAGCCGATCGCCACGTGGGGAAGCTTCGAGCTGACGAAGCCCATGCTGCTCGCGGTCCTGGGCTCGCTCGTGGTCGTCGGGTTCTTCTGGGCCGCCTTCAACAAGCCCAAGCTGATCCCCGGCAAGATGCAGATGGTCGGCGAGGCCGGTTACGACTTCGTGCGCCGCGGCATCGTCTACGAGATCATCGGCAAGAAGGACGGCGAGAAGTACGTCCCCTTCATGGTGTCGCTGTTCTTCTTCGTGTGGATCATGAACCTGTGGTCGATCATTCCGGTCGCCCAGTTCCCGGTCACCTCGCTGATCGCCTTCCCGGCGGCCCTCGCACTGATCGTCTACGTGATGTGGGTGGCGCTGACCTTCAAGAAGCACGGCTTCGCCGGCGGCTGGAAGAACATCCTCGGCTACGACAAGTCCCTGGGTGCGATCCTCCCGCTCATCATGCTCCTCGAGTTCTTCTCGAACCTGATCATCCGGCCCTTCACGCACGCGGTCCGACTGTTCGCGAACATGTTCGCCGGTCACCTGCTCATCGTGATGTTCTCGCTGGCCACCTGGTACCTCATGAACGGCCTGGGCTTCGTCTACGCCGGCGCCTCGTTCGTGATGGTCCTGATCATGACTGCCTTCGAGCTCTTCATCCAGGCCGTCCAGGCGTACGTCTTCGTCCTCCTGGCCTGCAGCTACGTCCAGGGCGCGCTCTCCGAGCACCACTGA
- a CDS encoding MraY family glycosyltransferase, translating to MRDYLLTLCVTAAVTYLLTGPVRKFAIATGAMPEIRARDVHREPTPRLGGIAMFFGLCAGLLVADHLQNLNSVFEQSNEPRALLSGAALIWLIGVLDDKFELDALIKLGAQMISAGVMVAQGLTILWLPIPGVGTVALTPWQGTLLTVALVVLTINAVNFVDGLDGLAAGMVCIAAAAFFLYAYRLWYGYTIEAAAPATLFAAILMGMCLGFLPHNMHPARIFMGDSGSMLIGLILAASAISITGQVDPDVLRLFEGSTREATHAALPVFIPLVLPLTIIAIPMADLVLAIVRRTWKGQSPFAADRGHLHHRLLEIGHSHSRAVLIMYFWSALIAFGTLAYSVHSTSMWIVLGVVALSAIGLVLLLLPRFTPRAPRWAQSVVPPRYRRRKPAAVPVEAAVSEETAEAVEEEREPVPAGVNGATAIGHRSRFSDRSKAGARG from the coding sequence GTGCGTGATTACCTGCTGACGCTCTGTGTCACGGCCGCGGTGACCTATCTGCTCACCGGTCCGGTGCGGAAGTTCGCCATCGCGACCGGGGCGATGCCGGAGATCCGCGCCCGCGACGTACACCGAGAACCGACTCCGCGGCTCGGTGGCATCGCCATGTTCTTCGGGCTGTGCGCGGGACTCCTCGTCGCCGACCACCTGCAGAACCTGAACAGCGTCTTCGAGCAGTCCAACGAGCCCCGCGCGCTGCTCTCCGGCGCCGCGCTGATCTGGCTGATCGGCGTCCTCGACGACAAGTTCGAGCTGGACGCGCTCATCAAGCTGGGCGCGCAGATGATCTCGGCGGGCGTGATGGTCGCGCAGGGTCTGACGATCCTGTGGCTGCCGATCCCCGGCGTCGGCACGGTCGCCCTCACGCCCTGGCAGGGCACGCTCCTGACGGTCGCCCTGGTGGTCCTCACCATCAACGCCGTGAACTTCGTCGACGGCCTCGACGGCCTCGCCGCCGGCATGGTCTGCATCGCCGCCGCGGCCTTCTTCCTGTACGCGTACCGCCTCTGGTACGGCTACACGATCGAGGCGGCCGCCCCCGCGACCCTCTTCGCCGCGATCCTCATGGGCATGTGCCTGGGCTTCCTGCCGCACAACATGCACCCGGCGCGGATCTTCATGGGCGACTCCGGCTCGATGCTGATCGGCCTGATCCTGGCGGCCTCCGCCATCTCGATCACGGGCCAGGTCGACCCCGACGTGCTGCGGCTCTTCGAGGGCTCGACCCGTGAGGCCACCCACGCCGCCCTGCCGGTCTTCATCCCGCTCGTGCTGCCGCTGACGATCATCGCGATCCCGATGGCCGACCTGGTCCTCGCGATCGTGCGCCGTACGTGGAAGGGCCAGTCGCCGTTCGCGGCCGACCGCGGGCACCTGCACCACCGGCTCCTGGAGATCGGCCACTCGCACAGCCGCGCGGTGCTGATCATGTACTTCTGGTCGGCGCTCATCGCCTTCGGCACGCTGGCCTACTCGGTCCACTCGACCTCGATGTGGATCGTCCTCGGGGTCGTCGCGCTGAGCGCGATCGGCCTGGTGCTGCTCCTGCTGCCGCGCTTCACGCCGCGCGCTCCGCGCTGGGCCCAGTCCGTCGTGCCGCCCCGCTACCGCCGCCGCAAGCCGGCCGCGGTGCCGGTCGAGGCCGCTGTGTCGGAAGAGACGGCCGAGGCCGTCGAGGAGGAGCGGGAGCCCGTGCCCGCCGGGGTCAACGGGGCGACCGCCATCGGTCACCGTTCGCGCTTCTCCGACAGGAGTAAGGCCGGGGCGCGCGGTTGA
- a CDS encoding low molecular weight phosphatase family protein: MTAPEGRGIAGHEESDTFRILHVSTGNVCRSPITERLTRHALSVRLGDPLGGGLIVESAGTWGHEGAPMETNAELVLADFGADYSGFVGRELLDEHVIRADLVLTATRDHRAQVISMGHSAGLRTFTLKEFTRLVRAIDPATLPDPRDEGMVERARALVRAAAALRGWLLAPSVDADEVNDPYGAPITFFRSIGDEINQALDPVVTALTGVSARR, translated from the coding sequence TTGACCGCCCCTGAGGGGCGTGGCATAGCGGGGCACGAAGAAAGCGACACCTTCCGCATCCTCCACGTCAGCACCGGCAACGTCTGCCGCTCGCCGATCACCGAGCGGCTGACCCGCCATGCCCTGAGCGTCCGCCTCGGCGACCCCCTCGGCGGCGGCCTGATCGTGGAGAGCGCGGGCACCTGGGGCCACGAGGGCGCCCCGATGGAGACCAACGCGGAACTGGTCCTCGCCGACTTCGGCGCGGACTACAGCGGCTTCGTGGGCCGCGAGCTCCTCGACGAGCACGTCATCCGCGCCGACCTCGTCCTGACCGCGACCCGCGACCACCGGGCGCAGGTCATCTCGATGGGCCACTCGGCGGGCCTGCGCACCTTCACCCTGAAGGAGTTCACCCGCCTGGTCCGCGCGATCGACCCGGCGACCCTGCCGGACCCGCGCGACGAGGGCATGGTGGAACGCGCCCGGGCCCTGGTCCGCGCGGCAGCGGCTCTACGCGGGTGGCTCCTGGCCCCCTCGGTGGACGCCGACGAGGTCAACGACCCGTACGGAGCCCCGATCACCTTCTTCCGCTCGATCGGCGACGAGATCAACCAGGCCCTCGACCCCGTGGTGACGGCTTTGACGGGCGTCTCGGCGCGCCGCTGA
- the glyA gene encoding serine hydroxymethyltransferase, whose protein sequence is MSVTAPPDEELDVLRRQDPEIADVLLGEARRQADSLQLIAAENFTSRAVLAALGSPLANKYAEGYPGARHHGGCEYADAAERIAVQRATALFGADHANVQAHSGSSAVLAAYAALLRPGDTVLAMGLNHGGHLTHGSPANFSGRWFDFVPYGVDADTGLVDYEQVAALARHHRPKAIVCGSISYPRHLDYEIFREIADEVGAYLIADAAHPIGLVAGGAAPSPVPYADVVCATTHKVLRGPRGGMVLCGEELAERIDRAVFPFTQGGAQMHTIAAKAVAFGEASTPAFTEYAHQVVEHAQVLASALAAEGFALTTGGTDTHLITADPAPLGVDGRTARARLAAAGMVLDTCALPYGEGRGIRLGTAAVTTQGMGAPEMARIAALFTVALRDDAGETARVRAEVRELTSRFPPYGP, encoded by the coding sequence ATGTCCGTCACCGCGCCCCCCGATGAGGAACTCGACGTCCTGCGCCGGCAGGACCCCGAGATCGCCGACGTGCTGCTCGGCGAGGCGCGGAGGCAGGCCGACAGTCTGCAGTTGATCGCGGCCGAGAACTTCACCTCGCGCGCCGTTCTCGCCGCCCTCGGTTCCCCCCTCGCCAACAAGTACGCCGAGGGGTATCCGGGCGCCCGGCACCACGGCGGCTGCGAGTACGCCGACGCCGCCGAGCGGATCGCCGTCCAGCGGGCCACCGCGCTCTTCGGAGCCGACCACGCGAACGTACAGGCACACTCCGGCTCCTCGGCCGTCCTGGCGGCGTACGCGGCCCTTCTCAGGCCCGGTGACACGGTTCTGGCCATGGGCCTGAACCACGGAGGGCACCTCACGCACGGTTCGCCCGCCAATTTCTCCGGCCGGTGGTTCGACTTCGTGCCCTACGGCGTCGACGCCGACACCGGGCTCGTCGACTACGAGCAGGTCGCCGCGCTCGCCCGCCACCACCGCCCCAAGGCGATCGTCTGCGGGTCGATCTCGTACCCCCGCCACCTCGACTACGAGATCTTCCGCGAGATCGCCGACGAGGTCGGGGCGTATCTGATCGCCGACGCCGCCCATCCCATCGGGCTCGTCGCCGGGGGAGCGGCCCCCAGCCCCGTTCCGTATGCCGACGTGGTCTGCGCGACGACGCACAAGGTGCTGCGCGGGCCGCGCGGCGGAATGGTGCTGTGCGGCGAGGAGCTCGCGGAGCGGATCGACCGGGCGGTGTTCCCGTTCACCCAGGGCGGCGCCCAGATGCACACGATCGCGGCGAAGGCGGTGGCCTTCGGCGAGGCGTCCACCCCGGCGTTCACCGAGTACGCCCATCAGGTGGTCGAGCACGCGCAGGTCCTCGCGTCCGCGCTCGCCGCCGAGGGCTTCGCGCTGACCACCGGCGGGACGGACACGCACCTCATCACCGCCGACCCGGCGCCCCTCGGCGTCGACGGCCGCACCGCCCGCGCCCGGCTCGCCGCCGCCGGCATGGTGCTCGACACCTGCGCCCTGCCCTACGGGGAGGGCCGCGGGATCCGGCTCGGCACCGCCGCCGTCACCACGCAGGGGATGGGCGCCCCGGAGATGGCGAGAATTGCCGCACTGTTCACCGTCGCGTTGCGCGATGACGCCGGGGAAACGGCCCGGGTACGCGCGGAAGTACGGGAGCTGACCTCCCGATTTCCCCCGTATGGGCCCTGA
- a CDS encoding F0F1 ATP synthase subunit delta, translated as MNGASREALSAARESLDALTDNTPVDATKLADELAAVTALLDREVSLRRVLTDPAQSGEAKAELAQRLLRGQVGGETVDLVSGMVRSRWSRSRDLVDATEELANTADLTAAQKAGALDDVEDELFRFGRIVSSSNELRSALTDKAATATAKGTLLRSLLGGKAHATTERLVVRLVTQPRGRSLEAGLESLSKLAAARRDRMVAVVTSAVPLSDRQKQRLGAVLAKLYGREMHLNLDVDPAVLGGITVRVGDEVIDGSIAERLGEATRRLAG; from the coding sequence ATGAACGGAGCGAGCCGCGAGGCACTGTCCGCCGCCCGTGAGTCCCTCGACGCGCTGACCGACAACACGCCGGTCGACGCGACGAAGCTCGCGGACGAGCTGGCCGCCGTCACCGCGCTGCTCGACCGCGAGGTGTCGCTGCGCCGGGTCCTGACCGACCCCGCGCAGTCGGGTGAGGCCAAGGCCGAGCTCGCGCAGCGACTCCTGCGCGGTCAGGTGGGCGGCGAGACCGTCGACCTGGTCTCGGGCATGGTCCGCTCCCGCTGGTCGCGCTCGCGCGACCTGGTCGACGCGACCGAGGAGCTGGCGAACACCGCCGACCTCACCGCGGCGCAGAAGGCGGGCGCACTCGACGACGTCGAGGACGAGCTGTTCCGGTTCGGCCGGATCGTGTCCTCCAGCAACGAGCTCCGCTCGGCGCTGACGGACAAGGCCGCCACGGCCACCGCCAAGGGCACGCTGCTCCGCAGCCTGCTCGGCGGCAAGGCCCACGCGACCACCGAGCGTCTGGTCGTCCGTCTCGTGACCCAGCCCCGGGGACGTAGCCTGGAAGCGGGACTCGAGTCCCTGTCCAAGCTCGCCGCGGCGCGCCGGGACCGGATGGTCGCCGTCGTCACCTCGGCGGTGCCGCTGTCGGACCGGCAGAAGCAGCGCCTCGGTGCCGTACTGGCGAAGCTGTACGGCCGCGAGATGCACCTGAACCTGGACGTGGACCCCGCGGTCCTCGGCGGGATCACGGTGCGCGTCGGCGACGAGGTCATCGACGGTTCCATCGCGGAGCGCCTCGGCGAGGCGACCCGTCGACTGGCCGGCTGA
- a CDS encoding F0F1 ATP synthase subunit B — MNALLLAEAAEEQPPLIPHLDELVIGLIAFVIVFGFLAKKLLPNINKVLVERREAIEGGIEKAESAQIEAQSVLEQYKAQLAEARHEAARLRQEATEQGTAIIQEMKAEGQRQREEIIAAGHAQIEADRKAASASLRQDVGKLATDLAGKLVGESLEDTARQSRTIDRFLDELEEKAEAVR, encoded by the coding sequence GTGAACGCTCTGCTTCTTGCGGAAGCGGCGGAGGAGCAGCCCCCGCTCATCCCGCATCTCGACGAGCTCGTCATCGGCCTGATCGCCTTCGTCATCGTCTTCGGCTTCCTCGCCAAGAAGCTCCTCCCGAACATCAACAAGGTTCTGGTCGAGCGCCGCGAGGCCATCGAGGGTGGCATCGAGAAGGCCGAATCGGCCCAGATCGAGGCTCAGAGTGTGCTGGAGCAGTACAAGGCCCAGCTCGCCGAGGCCCGCCACGAGGCCGCGCGTCTTCGCCAGGAGGCGACGGAGCAGGGCACCGCGATCATCCAGGAGATGAAGGCGGAAGGCCAGCGCCAGCGCGAGGAGATCATCGCGGCCGGCCACGCGCAGATCGAGGCCGACCGCAAGGCCGCTTCCGCGTCGCTGCGTCAGGACGTCGGCAAGCTCGCCACCGACCTGGCCGGCAAGCTGGTCGGCGAGTCCCTCGAGGACACCGCCCGCCAGAGCCGCACCATCGACCGCTTCCTCGACGAGCTCGAGGAGAAGGCGGAGGCTGTCCGATGA
- a CDS encoding L-threonylcarbamoyladenylate synthase, which yields MARRYDCNESTDRVTGLREAASAVRRGELVVLPTDTVYGIGADAFSSEAVGDLLAAKGRGRNMPTPVLIGSPNTLHGLVTDFSEQAWELVDAFWPGALTLVAKHQPSLQWDLGDSRGTVAIRMPLHPVAIELLTEVGPMAVSSANLIGHPAPEDCDAAQGMLGDSVSVYLDGGPTPGIVPSSIVDVTGKVPVLLREGALSPEELRKVVPDLEVAS from the coding sequence ATGGCACGGCGATACGACTGCAACGAGTCGACCGACCGCGTGACCGGTCTGCGCGAGGCCGCGTCCGCCGTCCGCCGGGGCGAGCTGGTCGTGCTGCCCACCGACACCGTGTACGGGATCGGGGCGGACGCCTTCAGCAGCGAGGCCGTCGGCGACCTGCTCGCCGCCAAGGGCCGCGGCCGCAACATGCCCACGCCCGTGCTCATCGGCTCCCCGAACACCCTCCACGGCCTGGTCACCGACTTCTCCGAGCAGGCCTGGGAGCTCGTCGACGCCTTCTGGCCCGGCGCGCTCACCCTCGTCGCCAAGCACCAGCCGTCCCTCCAGTGGGACCTCGGCGACAGCCGGGGCACCGTCGCCATCCGGATGCCGCTGCACCCGGTCGCGATCGAACTGCTCACCGAGGTCGGCCCGATGGCCGTCTCCTCGGCCAACCTCATCGGCCACCCCGCGCCGGAGGACTGCGACGCGGCGCAGGGCATGCTCGGCGACTCCGTCTCCGTCTACCTCGACGGCGGCCCGACCCCCGGCATCGTCCCCTCGTCCATCGTCGACGTCACGGGCAAGGTGCCGGTGCTGCTGCGCGAGGGCGCGCTCTCCCCGGAGGAGCTCCGGAAGGTCGTACCCGACCTCGAGGTGGCCAGTTGA
- the atpE gene encoding ATP synthase F0 subunit C — protein MSALETLAAVNGNVASIGYGLAAIGPGVGVGIIFGNGTQALARQPEAAGLIRTNQIMGFAFCEALALIGIVMGFVYK, from the coding sequence ATGTCCGCTCTCGAGACTCTCGCCGCCGTCAACGGAAACGTCGCCTCCATCGGCTACGGCCTCGCGGCCATCGGCCCCGGCGTCGGCGTCGGCATCATCTTCGGTAACGGCACCCAGGCCCTCGCCCGTCAGCCTGAGGCGGCCGGCCTGATCCGCACCAACCAGATCATGGGTTTCGCCTTCTGTGAGGCGCTCGCCCTCATCGGCATCGTCATGGGCTTCGTCTACAAGTAA
- the atpA gene encoding F0F1 ATP synthase subunit alpha codes for MAELTIRPEEIRDALDTFVQSYQPDAASREEVGTVSLAGDGIAKVEGLPSAMANELLKFEDGTLGLALNLEEREIGAIVLGEFSGIEEGQSVQRTGEVLSVGVGEGYLGRVVDPLGNPIDGLGEIATEGRRALELQAPGVMARKSVHEPMETGYKAVDAMTPVGRGQRQLIIGDRQTGKTALCVDTIINQRDNWRSGDVNKQVRCIYVAVGQKGSTIASVRAALEEAGALEYTTIVAAPASDPAGFKYLAPYTGSAIGQHWMYQGKHVLIVFDDLSKQADAYRAVSLLLRRPPGREAYPGDVFYLHSRLLERCAKLSDELGAGSMTGLPIVETKANDVSAFIPTNVISITDGQCFLESDLFNAGQRPALNVGISVSRVGGSAQHPAMKQIAGRLRVDLAQFRELEAFAAFGSDLDSASKAQLERGQRMVELLKQAQYQPMPTENQVVSVWAGTTGKMDDVPVADIRRFEAELLAYLRQNHSGLMTSIREGKKMSDDTLTAVADAIAEFKQQFETSDGKLLGADAPAVNVSK; via the coding sequence ATGGCGGAGCTCACGATCCGGCCGGAGGAGATCCGGGACGCGCTGGACACCTTCGTCCAGTCGTACCAGCCGGACGCGGCCTCGCGCGAGGAGGTCGGCACGGTCAGCCTGGCCGGTGACGGCATCGCGAAGGTCGAGGGTCTTCCCTCGGCCATGGCGAACGAGCTGCTGAAGTTCGAGGACGGGACCCTCGGTCTCGCGCTGAACCTCGAAGAGCGCGAGATCGGTGCAATCGTCCTCGGCGAGTTCAGCGGCATCGAGGAGGGTCAGTCGGTGCAGCGCACCGGCGAGGTCCTCTCCGTCGGTGTCGGTGAGGGCTACCTGGGTCGCGTCGTCGACCCGCTCGGTAACCCGATCGACGGTCTCGGCGAGATCGCGACCGAGGGCCGCCGTGCCCTCGAGCTGCAGGCCCCGGGCGTTATGGCCCGTAAGTCGGTGCACGAGCCGATGGAGACCGGCTACAAGGCCGTCGACGCCATGACGCCGGTCGGCCGTGGTCAGCGTCAGCTGATCATCGGTGACCGTCAGACCGGCAAGACCGCTCTGTGCGTCGACACGATCATCAACCAGCGCGACAACTGGCGCTCGGGCGACGTGAACAAGCAGGTCCGCTGCATCTACGTCGCCGTCGGCCAGAAGGGCTCGACCATCGCGTCGGTCCGTGCCGCCCTGGAAGAGGCCGGCGCGCTCGAGTACACGACGATCGTCGCCGCCCCGGCGTCCGACCCGGCCGGCTTCAAGTACCTGGCGCCGTACACCGGTTCCGCCATCGGTCAGCACTGGATGTACCAGGGCAAGCACGTCCTGATCGTCTTCGACGACCTGTCGAAGCAGGCCGACGCCTACCGCGCCGTGTCGCTGCTGCTGCGCCGCCCGCCGGGCCGTGAGGCCTACCCGGGTGACGTCTTCTACCTGCACTCCCGTCTCCTCGAGCGCTGCGCGAAGCTCTCGGACGAGCTCGGCGCGGGTTCGATGACCGGTCTGCCGATCGTCGAGACGAAGGCCAACGACGTCTCCGCGTTCATCCCGACCAACGTCATCTCCATCACCGACGGCCAGTGCTTCCTGGAGTCCGACCTGTTCAACGCCGGCCAGCGTCCGGCCCTGAACGTCGGTATCTCGGTCTCCCGAGTCGGTGGCTCCGCCCAGCACCCGGCCATGAAGCAGATCGCCGGCCGCCTCCGCGTGGACCTGGCCCAGTTCCGTGAGCTGGAGGCCTTCGCGGCCTTCGGTTCCGACCTGGACTCGGCCTCGAAGGCGCAGCTGGAGCGTGGTCAGCGCATGGTCGAGCTGCTCAAGCAGGCTCAGTACCAGCCGATGCCCACCGAGAACCAGGTCGTCTCCGTCTGGGCCGGCACCACCGGCAAGATGGACGACGTCCCGGTCGCCGACATCCGTCGCTTCGAGGCCGAGCTCCTGGCGTACCTGCGCCAGAACCACTCCGGTCTCATGACCTCCATCCGTGAGGGCAAGAAGATGTCGGACGACACCCTGACGGCCGTCGCCGACGCCATCGCGGAGTTCAAGCAGCAGTTCGAGACGTCTGACGGCAAGCTGCTCGGCGCGGACGCCCCCGCCGTCAACGTCTCGAAGTGA
- the prmC gene encoding peptide chain release factor N(5)-glutamine methyltransferase → MNLLLAEVAQATQRLADAGVPSPRFDAEELAAFVHGVKRGELHNVKDADFDARYWEAVARREAREPLQHITGRAFFRYLELQVGPGVFVPRPETESVVGWAIDAVRAMDVVEPLIVDLCTGSGAIALALAQEVPRSRVHAVELSEDALAWTRKNVEGSRVTLHEGDALTSLPELDGQVDLVVSNPPYIPLTEWEYVAPEARDHDPEMALFSGEDGLDFIRGLERTAHRLLRPGGLVVVEHADTQGGQVPWIFNEEAGWVDAADHPDLNNRPRFATARKAMP, encoded by the coding sequence GTGAACCTGCTGCTTGCCGAGGTGGCCCAGGCCACCCAGCGGCTGGCCGACGCCGGCGTTCCCTCACCGCGTTTCGACGCCGAGGAGCTCGCCGCGTTCGTGCACGGCGTCAAGCGGGGGGAGCTGCACAACGTCAAGGACGCGGACTTCGACGCCCGCTACTGGGAGGCCGTCGCCCGCCGCGAGGCGCGCGAGCCGCTCCAGCACATCACCGGGCGGGCGTTCTTCCGCTACCTGGAGCTCCAGGTGGGGCCCGGCGTCTTCGTGCCCCGCCCGGAGACCGAGTCGGTCGTCGGCTGGGCCATAGACGCCGTACGAGCCATGGACGTCGTCGAACCGCTCATCGTCGACCTGTGCACCGGCTCCGGGGCGATCGCCCTCGCGCTCGCCCAGGAGGTGCCGCGCTCGCGCGTGCACGCCGTCGAGCTGTCCGAGGACGCGCTCGCGTGGACCCGGAAGAACGTCGAGGGTTCCCGCGTCACGCTGCACGAGGGCGACGCGCTCACCTCGCTGCCGGAGCTCGACGGCCAGGTCGACCTGGTCGTCTCCAACCCGCCGTACATCCCGCTCACCGAGTGGGAGTACGTGGCGCCCGAGGCCCGCGACCACGACCCGGAGATGGCGCTCTTCTCCGGCGAGGACGGCCTCGACTTCATCCGCGGCCTGGAGCGCACGGCACACCGGTTGCTTCGGCCCGGGGGACTCGTCGTCGTCGAGCACGCCGACACGCAGGGCGGCCAGGTGCCGTGGATCTTCAACGAGGAGGCCGGCTGGGTCGACGCCGCCGACCACCCCGACCTGAACAACCGGCCGCGCTTCGCGACCGCCCGCAAGGCAATGCCATGA